A window from Chiroxiphia lanceolata isolate bChiLan1 chromosome 3, bChiLan1.pri, whole genome shotgun sequence encodes these proteins:
- the RNF8 gene encoding E3 ubiquitin-protein ligase RNF8 isoform X2, which translates to MAVRGVPRLAWCLRRVGASCDWLLLEAGTQVTIGRGLDITYQLVSKTCPLMISRKHCIFQQNAEGQWTVKDNKSLNGVWLNKQRLDPSKVYPIAEGDRIQLGVPLENRETAEYEYEVIKEEWEKIRPFLAQRSDLGKAKSSRTKRKFSSEELETSGSEGPSNSRCKRDRVSCDSEPLDKSWERVEEAKRLTEKMDIKLPAPGPSEGDSGPVHTSPVHSKKAVSVPHKDQKGSGLTESWTGLKMLRKTLVDVMKLKVKVQEKQTAVLNVKQRRRKCAQKEILVMEQELQELQDQLCMEQEHQQQQVEELERTFCKEQQKLEGEKWQHGEENLKEQLAQVLQEHHALMEELSRSKKDFEEIIRAKNKELEETKEEKEKVRAQKEEVLNQMNDVLENELQCTICSEHFIEAVTLNCAHSFCSYCIDEWTKRKVECPICRQEIKSKTRSLVLDNCIDRMVEKLDVEMKEHRLTLIRKRKGERETECDGETSHRQ; encoded by the exons ATGGCCGTGCGCGGGGTGCCGCGCCTGGCCTGGTGCCTCCGCAGAGTCGGGGCCAGCTGCGACTGGCTCTTGCTGGAGGCCGGCACGCAG GTAACTATAGGCCGGGGATTAGATATCACGTACCAGCTGGTGTCAAAAACCTGTCCCTTGATGATCTCTCGTAAGCACTGTATTTTCCAGCAGAATGCAGAAGGGCAGTGGACTGTCAAGGATAACAAG AGTCTAAATGGAGTCTGGCTTAACAAACAGCGCCTGGATCCATCAAAAGTCTATCCTATTGCTGAAGGAGACCGTATCCAGTTGGgagtgcctttggaaaacagagagaCTGCTGAATATGAGTATGAAGTAATTAAAGAGGAATGGGAGAAAATTAGGCCCTTTTTAGCCCAAAGAAGTGACCTGGGGAAAGCTAAGAGTTCAAGAACTAAACGTAAATTTAGTTCGGAGGAATTAGAGACATCTGGATCAGAAGGCCCTTCGAACTCCAGATGCAAAAGAGACAGAGTGTCCTGTGACAGTGAACCTTTGGATAAATCATGGGAACGGGTAGAAGAGGCCAAACGATTAACAGAGAAGATGGATATCAAGCTGCCTGCTCCTGGACCAAGTGAGGGGGATAGCGGTCCAGTGCATACTAGCCCTGTTCACTCCAAGAAAGCTGTGTCTGTCCCCCATAAGGACCAGAAAGGCTCTGGTCTTACAGAGTCATGGACTGGCTTGAAAATGCTGAGGAAAACTCTAGTAGATGTAATGAAATTAAAGGTCAAAGTGCAGGAGAAGCAGACAGCAGTTCTGAATGTGAAGCAGAGGCGTAGAAAGTGTGCTCAGAAGGAGATCCTGGTaatggagcaggagctgcaggagttgCAGGACCAACTGTGCATGGAACAAGaacatcagcagcagcaggtggaagagctggagaggacaTTTTGTAAAGAGCAGCAGAAGCTAGAG GGAGAAAAGTGGCAACATGGGGAAGAGAATCTGAAGGAGCAGCTGGCCCAGGTCCTGCAAGAG CATCATGCTTTGATGGAAGAGCTGAGCCGTAGCAAAAAAGACTTTGAGGAGATAATTCGAGCCAAGAATAAAGAACTGGAAGAAACAAAG gaggagaaggaaaaggtgagAGCCCAAAAAGAAGAGGTGCTGAATCAGATGAATGATGTGTTGGAGAATGAGTTGCAATGCACAATCTGTTCTGAGCACTTTATTGAG GCTGTCACTCTGAACTGTGCGCACAGCTTCTGCTCCTACTGTATCGATGAGTGGACGAAACGTAAAGTGGAGTGCCCCATCTGCAGGCAGGAGATCAAATCAAAGACACGCTCTCTTGTGCTGGATAACTGCATTGACAGGATGGTAGAAAAACTGGATGTGGAAATGAAAGAGCATCGCCTGACCCTTATCAGAAAGCGGAAAGGTGAGAG agaaacagaatgtGATGGTGAAACCAGCCACAGACAATGA
- the RNF8 gene encoding E3 ubiquitin-protein ligase RNF8 isoform X1: MAVRGVPRLAWCLRRVGASCDWLLLEAGTQVTIGRGLDITYQLVSKTCPLMISRKHCIFQQNAEGQWTVKDNKSLNGVWLNKQRLDPSKVYPIAEGDRIQLGVPLENRETAEYEYEVIKEEWEKIRPFLAQRSDLGKAKSSRTKRKFSSEELETSGSEGPSNSRCKRDRVSCDSEPLDKSWERVEEAKRLTEKMDIKLPAPGPSEGDSGPVHTSPVHSKKAVSVPHKDQKGSGLTESWTGLKMLRKTLVDVMKLKVKVQEKQTAVLNVKQRRRKCAQKEILVMEQELQELQDQLCMEQEHQQQQVEELERTFCKEQQKLEGEKWQHGEENLKEQLAQVLQEHHALMEELSRSKKDFEEIIRAKNKELEETKEEKEKVRAQKEEVLNQMNDVLENELQCTICSEHFIEAVTLNCAHSFCSYCIDEWTKRKVECPICRQEIKSKTRSLVLDNCIDRMVEKLDVEMKEHRLTLIRKRKEKQNVMVKPATDNDNNVTSSTYSILSISSCDSEESEEDSYYNESYYII; encoded by the exons ATGGCCGTGCGCGGGGTGCCGCGCCTGGCCTGGTGCCTCCGCAGAGTCGGGGCCAGCTGCGACTGGCTCTTGCTGGAGGCCGGCACGCAG GTAACTATAGGCCGGGGATTAGATATCACGTACCAGCTGGTGTCAAAAACCTGTCCCTTGATGATCTCTCGTAAGCACTGTATTTTCCAGCAGAATGCAGAAGGGCAGTGGACTGTCAAGGATAACAAG AGTCTAAATGGAGTCTGGCTTAACAAACAGCGCCTGGATCCATCAAAAGTCTATCCTATTGCTGAAGGAGACCGTATCCAGTTGGgagtgcctttggaaaacagagagaCTGCTGAATATGAGTATGAAGTAATTAAAGAGGAATGGGAGAAAATTAGGCCCTTTTTAGCCCAAAGAAGTGACCTGGGGAAAGCTAAGAGTTCAAGAACTAAACGTAAATTTAGTTCGGAGGAATTAGAGACATCTGGATCAGAAGGCCCTTCGAACTCCAGATGCAAAAGAGACAGAGTGTCCTGTGACAGTGAACCTTTGGATAAATCATGGGAACGGGTAGAAGAGGCCAAACGATTAACAGAGAAGATGGATATCAAGCTGCCTGCTCCTGGACCAAGTGAGGGGGATAGCGGTCCAGTGCATACTAGCCCTGTTCACTCCAAGAAAGCTGTGTCTGTCCCCCATAAGGACCAGAAAGGCTCTGGTCTTACAGAGTCATGGACTGGCTTGAAAATGCTGAGGAAAACTCTAGTAGATGTAATGAAATTAAAGGTCAAAGTGCAGGAGAAGCAGACAGCAGTTCTGAATGTGAAGCAGAGGCGTAGAAAGTGTGCTCAGAAGGAGATCCTGGTaatggagcaggagctgcaggagttgCAGGACCAACTGTGCATGGAACAAGaacatcagcagcagcaggtggaagagctggagaggacaTTTTGTAAAGAGCAGCAGAAGCTAGAG GGAGAAAAGTGGCAACATGGGGAAGAGAATCTGAAGGAGCAGCTGGCCCAGGTCCTGCAAGAG CATCATGCTTTGATGGAAGAGCTGAGCCGTAGCAAAAAAGACTTTGAGGAGATAATTCGAGCCAAGAATAAAGAACTGGAAGAAACAAAG gaggagaaggaaaaggtgagAGCCCAAAAAGAAGAGGTGCTGAATCAGATGAATGATGTGTTGGAGAATGAGTTGCAATGCACAATCTGTTCTGAGCACTTTATTGAG GCTGTCACTCTGAACTGTGCGCACAGCTTCTGCTCCTACTGTATCGATGAGTGGACGAAACGTAAAGTGGAGTGCCCCATCTGCAGGCAGGAGATCAAATCAAAGACACGCTCTCTTGTGCTGGATAACTGCATTGACAGGATGGTAGAAAAACTGGATGTGGAAATGAAAGAGCATCGCCTGACCCTTATCAGAAAGCGGAAAG agaaacagaatgtGATGGTGAAACCAGCCACAGACAATGACAACAATGTCACGTCCTCCACCTACTCCATCTTGTCGATAAGTAGTTGTGACAGTGAGGAGTCTGAGGAGGATTCTTACTACAATGAAAGCTATTACATTATCTGA
- the RNF8 gene encoding E3 ubiquitin-protein ligase RNF8 isoform X3 yields MISRKHCIFQQNAEGQWTVKDNKSLNGVWLNKQRLDPSKVYPIAEGDRIQLGVPLENRETAEYEYEVIKEEWEKIRPFLAQRSDLGKAKSSRTKRKFSSEELETSGSEGPSNSRCKRDRVSCDSEPLDKSWERVEEAKRLTEKMDIKLPAPGPSEGDSGPVHTSPVHSKKAVSVPHKDQKGSGLTESWTGLKMLRKTLVDVMKLKVKVQEKQTAVLNVKQRRRKCAQKEILVMEQELQELQDQLCMEQEHQQQQVEELERTFCKEQQKLEGEKWQHGEENLKEQLAQVLQEHHALMEELSRSKKDFEEIIRAKNKELEETKEEKEKVRAQKEEVLNQMNDVLENELQCTICSEHFIEAVTLNCAHSFCSYCIDEWTKRKVECPICRQEIKSKTRSLVLDNCIDRMVEKLDVEMKEHRLTLIRKRKEKQNVMVKPATDNDNNVTSSTYSILSISSCDSEESEEDSYYNESYYII; encoded by the exons ATGATCTCTCGTAAGCACTGTATTTTCCAGCAGAATGCAGAAGGGCAGTGGACTGTCAAGGATAACAAG AGTCTAAATGGAGTCTGGCTTAACAAACAGCGCCTGGATCCATCAAAAGTCTATCCTATTGCTGAAGGAGACCGTATCCAGTTGGgagtgcctttggaaaacagagagaCTGCTGAATATGAGTATGAAGTAATTAAAGAGGAATGGGAGAAAATTAGGCCCTTTTTAGCCCAAAGAAGTGACCTGGGGAAAGCTAAGAGTTCAAGAACTAAACGTAAATTTAGTTCGGAGGAATTAGAGACATCTGGATCAGAAGGCCCTTCGAACTCCAGATGCAAAAGAGACAGAGTGTCCTGTGACAGTGAACCTTTGGATAAATCATGGGAACGGGTAGAAGAGGCCAAACGATTAACAGAGAAGATGGATATCAAGCTGCCTGCTCCTGGACCAAGTGAGGGGGATAGCGGTCCAGTGCATACTAGCCCTGTTCACTCCAAGAAAGCTGTGTCTGTCCCCCATAAGGACCAGAAAGGCTCTGGTCTTACAGAGTCATGGACTGGCTTGAAAATGCTGAGGAAAACTCTAGTAGATGTAATGAAATTAAAGGTCAAAGTGCAGGAGAAGCAGACAGCAGTTCTGAATGTGAAGCAGAGGCGTAGAAAGTGTGCTCAGAAGGAGATCCTGGTaatggagcaggagctgcaggagttgCAGGACCAACTGTGCATGGAACAAGaacatcagcagcagcaggtggaagagctggagaggacaTTTTGTAAAGAGCAGCAGAAGCTAGAG GGAGAAAAGTGGCAACATGGGGAAGAGAATCTGAAGGAGCAGCTGGCCCAGGTCCTGCAAGAG CATCATGCTTTGATGGAAGAGCTGAGCCGTAGCAAAAAAGACTTTGAGGAGATAATTCGAGCCAAGAATAAAGAACTGGAAGAAACAAAG gaggagaaggaaaaggtgagAGCCCAAAAAGAAGAGGTGCTGAATCAGATGAATGATGTGTTGGAGAATGAGTTGCAATGCACAATCTGTTCTGAGCACTTTATTGAG GCTGTCACTCTGAACTGTGCGCACAGCTTCTGCTCCTACTGTATCGATGAGTGGACGAAACGTAAAGTGGAGTGCCCCATCTGCAGGCAGGAGATCAAATCAAAGACACGCTCTCTTGTGCTGGATAACTGCATTGACAGGATGGTAGAAAAACTGGATGTGGAAATGAAAGAGCATCGCCTGACCCTTATCAGAAAGCGGAAAG agaaacagaatgtGATGGTGAAACCAGCCACAGACAATGACAACAATGTCACGTCCTCCACCTACTCCATCTTGTCGATAAGTAGTTGTGACAGTGAGGAGTCTGAGGAGGATTCTTACTACAATGAAAGCTATTACATTATCTGA